Proteins found in one Triticum urartu cultivar G1812 chromosome 4, Tu2.1, whole genome shotgun sequence genomic segment:
- the LOC125550107 gene encoding aquaporin PIP2-5-like has product MTMAAAQGKLSPEAIDNEVISNGSAKDYLDPPPAPLVDAGELGKWSLYRAVIAEFTATLLFVYVAVATVVGHKRQTDAQACSGAGVLGIAWAFGGMIAVLVYCTAGISGGHINPAVTFGLLLARKVTLPRAFLYIVAQCVGAICGAALVRAVHGGHHYALYGGGANELAPGYSRTAGLIAEIAGTFVLVYTVFSATDPKRIARDPHVPVLAPLLIGFAVLMAHLATIPVTGTGINPARSFGAAVVYNNKKAWDDQWIFWVGPFLGAAVAMVYHQYILRNSSIFRSN; this is encoded by the coding sequence ATGACTATGGCAGCAGCACAAGGCAAGCTGAGTCCGGAGGCCATCGACAACGAAGTCATCAGCAACGGCAGCGCCAAGGACTACCTCGAccctcctccggcgccgctgGTCGACGCAGGCGAGCTGGGCAAGTGGTCTTTGTACCGTGCCGTCATCGCCGAGTTCACAGCTACACTGCTCTTCGTTTACGTCGCCGTCGCCACCGTGGTCGGCCACAAGCGCCAGACGGACGCCCAGGCGTGCAGCGGCGCCGGCGTGCTGGGCATCGCGTGGGCCTTCGGCGGCATGATCGCCGTCCTCGTCTACTGCACTGCCGGCATCTCCGGCGGCCACATCAACCCTGCGGTGACATTCGGGCTGCTGCTCGCGCGCAAGGTCACCCTTCCCCGCGCCTTCCTCTACATTGTGGCGCAGTGTGTGGGCGCCATCTGCGGCGCGGCGCTGGTGAGGGCCGTGCACGGCGGCCACCACTACGCGCTCTACGGGGGCGGCGCCAACGAGCTCGCTCCAGGATACTCCAGGACGGCGGGGCTTATCGCCGAGATTGCCGGCACCTTCGTGCTCGTGTACACCGTGTTCTCGGCGACTGACCCGAAGCGCATCGCCCGGGACCCGCACGTCCCGGTGCTGGCGCCGCTGCTCATCGGGTTCGCCGTTCTCATGGCGCACCTCGCCACCATCCCAGTCACCGGCACCGGGATCAACCCGGCGAGGAGCTTTGGTGCCGCCGTGGTGTACAACAACAAGAAAGCTTGGGACGACCAGTGGATCTTCTGGGTCGGCCCCTTCCTCGGTGCCGCCGTGGCCATGGTGTACCACCAGTACATCCTCAGGAACAGCTCCATCTTCCGGTCCAACTAG